A region of Paenibacillus thiaminolyticus DNA encodes the following proteins:
- a CDS encoding DUF2614 family zinc ribbon-containing protein has product MNTRLFKTSKLSEFRLWGLVLILAGMGMMILGTSGILMWGVQGRPFAAVFMVLGGILLLGSMGIYFWAGMLSTSVVALECPECGQPTKMIGKTDRCMFCRTILTFDPAQANAGLSDEDPAESAASAPKS; this is encoded by the coding sequence ATGAACACTCGGCTATTTAAGACAAGCAAGCTTAGTGAATTTCGGTTGTGGGGGCTCGTCCTTATTTTAGCAGGCATGGGTATGATGATCTTGGGCACCTCCGGCATATTGATGTGGGGCGTGCAAGGCCGTCCGTTCGCTGCGGTATTCATGGTGCTTGGCGGCATTCTTCTATTGGGAAGCATGGGAATTTATTTTTGGGCCGGCATGCTCTCCACGAGTGTCGTCGCGCTGGAGTGCCCGGAATGCGGCCAGCCGACGAAAATGATCGGCAAGACGGACCGCTGCATGTTCTGCCGGACTATCCTGACCTTCGATCCTGCGCAAGCCAATGCAGGGCTGTCCGATGAAGATCCAGCCGAATCGGCTGCGTCCGCGCCGAAGTCTTGA